The sequence below is a genomic window from Trichosurus vulpecula isolate mTriVul1 chromosome 5, mTriVul1.pri, whole genome shotgun sequence.
ataaacaacatattgttggattatagttttttaatccattctgctatctgcctccattttatgggagagttcatcccattcacattcacagttatgattactatctgtgtctttttcttcatcctatttcccccatttatgcttttatttctcccttctgtcttcccctcctcaaaagttttgcttttgaccactgccttcctcagttttccctccctgTCAacccccctcccttatcttatccttTTTCCTTACTActgcttccttctcttctaaccattccccatctttctttcccctttcccctcctactgcctgtagacaagtttgatttctatatttatcagagtatgttattccctccttggaccaaatatgatgagagtaaagctcaaacactgctcttctccctcccttatttccctctactatatgtttttgtgcctcttcatgtgatgtaatttacccttttctacctccttcttacctcttctcccaaaacAATCCCTTCTCACCCCTTAatctttttatcatcacatcagttacctTATCCTCACAtcctctatgtatatcccttttgttataataactataccattctcaacaTTAACATacgtataacatatataaaacaatataatcttaaatgaggatgtaaacaatttgcccttattgaatagcAAGGTTTTTCTCCCTTGTTTATCTTttaatgtctctcttgagttttgtattcgaatatcaaattttccattgagctctggccttttcatcaggaaggtctggaattcactTACTTCATTGAATGTGCATctacttgcctgaaaaattatgctcaattttgctgggtagttgatccttggttgtagtccaagctcctttgcctttcagaatatcgtattccaatctctcctgtcttttaatgtagaagctgcaaaatcatgtgtgatcctcactgtagttgtacaatatttgaattgtttctttctgactgctggcagtattttctctttgacctgataattctggaattgactgcaatatttcttggagttttcaatttgggatctcttttggggGTGATCATTGggttctttcgatgactattttaccctctggttctaggcccTCAGGGCGGTTAACCTTGAGgatttcttagaagatactgtAAGGTTCTTTTtgtcatcatggctttctggtagaccaataattcttagattgtctctcctggatctattttccaggtcagttgtttttctaatgagatatttcacattttcttctattttttctttctttagattttatttgactgattcttaatgcctcatagagtcattagcttctacttacccaattctaattttttaaccaattgttttcttcatttagattttgtatctccttttccatttggccagttttacttttcaaggagtcattttctctaattagGTTCTgtatctccttaaccattttgccaattttactttttaaagatttgttctcatcagtgaattttttttcccattttttcttttacctctccaatttgccttttaaaatccattttgagctcttccaggaatgttttttgggcttgagaccagttcatattcccttttgaggtttcagatgtaggtatagtgtcaatgctgtcctcttcttaactggtattttgatcttccctgtctctataataagaatcaatggtccttgtttttctggattgcttcttcatgatggttgcctttttcctggcttttttagtggatctctgcttccagagcacagtgagctctgtcccaagttccttgtgttgggagctaggggcctggttactggttttatgtgctgtggcctctggttttgttaGCTAGATACTATATAgtgctgctgctcacctggtgctgagctgaaaCTGGCTGGTGGGTGCCAAGGATCAAGGCCCAGTGATGTTTTTCTGAGTTTCTCCTGGGGTTAGAGTGTGAGGTATGGGGCAGGGGTGGTCTAGttcctggaagtctcctcttccctttgggctgtgctacagcatgggtggtctcagcagttTTCTTCGTTGATGTCTgctaattcccctggctgtgcaaaggcatgcctggggtcctggtgatggtgcttgctggctccaccccacccccaggactcaggaactcctgctggtctgctaaagtagggcttgctgggatgcttcccttCTTGCACCGGTCTCCTTCTCTCACTGCAAGAGGGGATCTCcttagcctcctgagctaaaagattactgaacccccacttctggctcctcccttccagggtttctcctagggcagtattctctggttaCTCAAGGGAGGggtgagagccattttacctggtcatcatggctcctggaagttcaagaaagtgagtttcaaacttttagactgtgggctgatatCCCTACTAGGTGTAGCTGCTTCTGTGGccgcaggctctgcacttctgtctCACATAGGTCTGACAGAGTCCTGTCCTGGGATGAGAGGCTTGGAGATCACCAATGCAGCCAGCAAttcagccctgggcctgctcccacTCCCACTTCAGTATGCTTTAGTTCCAAGCACtcagcactctcccagcccagtCTGCTGGCTGAGTTCTGCTGCTGCTCCCACTCTGTTGTGGTTGGGTGCAGTTCAGTGCACCCAGCactctctcagcccacagatccatcctgtcCACCCTGAGGACTCTCCTGGGcaggaaatctgccacactgAGTCTCCTAGTGGTTtttacctctctcaaatctgctcagattcactttttaggaggtatctgacagaattcgTAAGAGTTCTGTTAAGTTCCTGTTTtcactccgccatcttggctctgccacattttgtgaaaagcattttttttacaatttaaaaaaaattttttattttattttaccagaacacaaatacaaaacagagaaaagaaccaaaaacatatcataaacttaaatattaaaacttaaatacaaattaagaaagaaaaaaagcatgtcatgtgcatagcagaacataggagaggattcaaaatatgtaacaataaattttcatttcaagaaaacctgtatggataaataatacaccttgtgttgagaattgtccatcttttctttgcttccttgtgttttcttttgttctctgttgtgcacttttttactttgttcttttttcccctccccccacaccccagaaggctacaatataatttaaatatttcttgatatatacatacacatacaaatatatacatacacttatatatgtatacatgcgtgtgcgtgtgtatatatatatactttcccaaacataaactactcctgatctttgttttttatgtttgtatgtatcttttgtttcctaaccttcctgcctcctctactttacttctacccactacatggCCTTCCTATTATTTGCCTACCCTgttcctccaccaaccaccctgccctcctattacttgccttcccccctctaaggatccctcccctatccccccattcccattaatctaaactccctttacctattccctcattctcccctctaaaaatccctcccttgtcctaatccctcccttttcctctcccccctcactatacccctaccattttattttttctaaatttagaagacttttatacttctctgaatatatgtgtattgttccctcttaaacccattccagatgaaagtaggttaccaaaACTACCAGTCCTCCtgccccatctaaatcctctgtatcctttcttcttcttgtacctcTTTTGTGTAAAAcagttactgtttttagttgtttctaaatggttttattttttaaatttatatcatagtcaggtttatccccctgtttcttatgagctcaacaattattaataagaatgttagacatacattttacattttatattatgtaAAAGGTAAGCAATCTGTTCTTATCCCTTATAtgtcagtctttggtgtgtaccttatgtttctcttggttcttgtatgttgaatcttctattgaggatttttttaacaaagtcttgaaagtctgagtgTTTGccaaatgttgatttttttttcattcaagataatactgaaatttggaGGGTATGATATTCTCGGCCAGAgctccaggtcttttgctctttgatatgttgtgttccaagacctgcagtcctttaatatctttgctgctaagtcttgtgtagtTATAATTGTGgtgccatcatatttaaattgttttaatcttgatgcttttaatattttatccttgagctgggggttccggaatttggctatgatattcctataagttttcctcataggatctcttttaagtggtgtacAATGGATttttaatgcttcaggacaattttctgtaattatttcttGTACTATTAtatcaggattcttttttttggttatgactttcagttactccaattatttttatattttctcttctggatctattcttcaaATCTGTTgcttttcttataagatgtttcactttctcttgttttttttttttttcattattcatgttttgtttaattatttcttgatcccttataatttcactggcttcactttggccaattctaattttcaaggtgtcattttcctccttgagattctggatctccttttcttttttttttttttttttgagtgaagctttttatttaatgttacaaAAAATATCTAGTCAAACAGACCAAAGCCCATGTCATCATCGGACTCCTCggattcttctctttttccttcccctttcttcttctcctcagctGGGGCAACTGTGCTAGCAGGAGCAGCCCCTCCAGCAGGGGCAGCACCACCAGCTGCTGGGGCAGGTCCACCAACTCCTACGTTGCAGATGAGGCTTGCAATGTTTGCATTGGACAGGGCCTTTGCAAATAATCGAGGCCAGAATGGTTCAACATTTACACCTGCTGCTTTAATGAGGGCATTGATTTTATCCTCGGTGACCGTAACCTCATCTTCGTGAAGGATGAGGGCGGAGTAGATGCAAGCAAGCTCGGAGATGGCCATTTCAGCGGATGGACGAGGAGACTTGTTTGTAGTGGTGCTAGTCGCCGGCTGAAGTGAGGGGTCACCCCAACGCGGCCTTAGCTTCTGAAGAAGAACCGAGTACCTTACAGACAACTGAAGAGagctggatctccttttctaattggttgattttcctttcataaccttcttgtttttcttggattattttaattttttttttagtttttcctccatctctgtcatttgatttttaaagtcttctttaagaaattctataaattctttttgggcaagtgaccatttgacgttgctctttgggcagtttctttacttcaatatcctcctctgaagatgaaccccggtcATTTCTATTCCGGTAATAAGTTTCTACGGTTggcctctttctcctttgcctgtgtattttttttgtagtaataactTGATTTATGTAATCACCtgtagccctggggtatgggaactggtgcctcttgccccaggtCTTTAGCTCtgtcctctagcctggaaccaaagccaaaactcCGACCTTCTGTAAGAGCCCACAGCCAAAGGCTTTCTACTCCACTACTTCTGCACTCACCGggcgtgtgctggttccttcttgacTCCACCACTCCTTGCAACATAGCTGACTCTggcgttccttgtcagcagaggtgcccgcagtcttcctgggctcaaaagcaaaactcccctcactatcccagggtgaaaagttccagtagctggggccaaggcagcctctcagaccaaATAATCCAGGGGCTTGCCGCTAGTTGTTTAAGGGGCTTCCGGGCTTGTGATTAAAAAGGAACCTAGCCTgaaggtgtttactccttgcagggaccaaacctagtcctggggtttttcttcagatcttcttaaACTGCCTGAAaaccctggttgtgcccctatttttctttgtctccacccacactttgtttgctctaaggtgctattttaactcttttgtggggaaaaatcttgagagcttggaatttttctgacctactctgccatcttcacaGAATCCTCTCCCGAAAAGcacttttttaaaagagcaaaaaaattattttaaaaatcaaatggggcagctaggtggcacagtcagtagagcactggccctggagtcaggaggacctgagtttaaatccggcctcagacacttgacacaattactagctatgcaaccttgagcaagtcacttaaccccaattgccctgcctccctccctccaaaaaaatgaaacaaaacaaaaatcaaataatagggGCAAAGCGAaaatggaggagggggtgggtgggaatgacagccacaaaataaaattatgaaaagataattaacagcttggtaaagagggaaaaaatagtaaagaaaataaaaccttaaaaaacagaattaatcaaatggtaaaagaagtatgAAACCTcattaaagaaaagaactccttaaaattttctaaaagaagtacaaaaccttACTAAAGAAGAGAGTTCCTTAGGAACTCCTTAAAcactggacaaatggaaaaagcagtacaaaagctcactgaggaaggtaattccttaaaaattataattgggcagaTGGAAGCTAATAgctccatgagaaatcaagaaaaaatagagcaaaatcaagagactggaaaaaatagaagaaaatgtgaaataccttatatgaaaaacagctgacctggaaaatatatcgaggagagatattttaagaattatcagactacctgaaagccatgatcaaaaaagagcctaggcatcatatttcaagaaattaaaaggaCAAATGCCtcaatatcttagaaccagagggaaaaatagaaattaaaagaatctaccaatcatctcctgaaagagatatccaaatgaaaactctcaagaatactatagccaaatcccagatcaaggagaaaatagtgaaaGGAATCATAAAGAAACCATTAaaatatggtggagccacagtcaagatcacataagatttagcagctatcacGTTGAAGGAGCAGAAGGTTTGAAATGATATTCTGGATGGCAAAGGAacaagaattaaaaccaagaataacctacccagcaaaactgagtgtaatctttCAGGGTTAAAAattatgactttcaaacattcctgatgaaaagaccagagcagaatagaaaatttgacattcaaacacgagactcaagagaagtataaaaaggtaaacatgaat
It includes:
- the LOC118849497 gene encoding 60S acidic ribosomal protein P1-like gives rise to the protein MAISELACIYSALILHEDEVTVTEDKINALIKAAGVNVEPFWPRLFAKALSNANIASLICNVGVGGPAPAAGGAAPAGGAAPASTVAPAEEKKKGEGKREESEESDDDMGFGLFD